One segment of Pontibacter akesuensis DNA contains the following:
- the plsY gene encoding glycerol-3-phosphate 1-O-acyltransferase PlsY — protein MDILLIAVLAIAAYLIGSICSAVWIGKAYYGVDVRQHGSGNSGATNTFRVLGKKPGAVVMLLDIFKGWTATSLAGFLVIFNAIEAEQLIIFQLIFGAFGVLGHIFPVYERFKGGKGVATLLGMMLAIEPLVALLCIAIFVVVLFTSKYVSLGSIIAALAFPLLLLLPRFHPENPILIIFGFLLFAVVVLTHRKNINRLLTGEESKANITLGRKR, from the coding sequence ATGGATATACTTTTGATCGCTGTTCTGGCTATTGCCGCTTACCTGATAGGTTCTATTTGCTCAGCCGTATGGATTGGCAAAGCCTATTACGGGGTAGACGTGCGGCAGCATGGCAGCGGCAATTCGGGTGCCACCAACACCTTTCGCGTGCTGGGCAAAAAGCCCGGTGCCGTGGTCATGCTGCTGGATATTTTCAAGGGCTGGACGGCTACCTCGCTGGCGGGGTTTCTTGTTATTTTCAACGCCATCGAGGCCGAGCAGCTTATTATTTTTCAGTTGATATTTGGTGCCTTCGGTGTACTAGGACATATTTTTCCGGTGTATGAGCGCTTTAAGGGAGGAAAAGGCGTGGCAACTCTGCTGGGAATGATGCTGGCTATTGAGCCGCTGGTGGCCCTGCTGTGCATTGCCATTTTCGTGGTGGTGCTCTTCACATCCAAGTATGTATCGCTGGGGTCTATCATTGCGGCGCTTGCCTTTCCGCTGCTGCTACTGTTGCCACGCTTTCATCCGGAGAATCCGATCCTGATCATTTTTGGGTTCCTGCTGTTTGCGGTGGTGGTACTTACGCATCGCAAGAACATCAACCGCCTGCTTACCGGCGAGGAGAGCAAAGCCAACATCACCTTAGGCCGAAAGCGGTAA
- the prmA gene encoding 50S ribosomal protein L11 methyltransferase, producing the protein MDFIEVTLTVNEDFADILTAELGELGFDAFVETETGFSGYIEEDKYSQQDLDDTLARYADFVQATYTVQKIAKQNWNEEWERNFEPLFIAGKVSVRASFHEKPADAKYDIVINPKMSFGTGHHETTTLMIENQLTLDHQGKRVLDMGCGTGILAIMAGELGAAEIVAVEIEDWTVDNARENAELNNYASIDVRLGGAETIAGENPFDIILANINRNVLLEDMPAYKAVLKPEGWLLLSGFYTEDLPVLQQRCAELGLAYQTHREKNNWVSALFKA; encoded by the coding sequence ATGGATTTTATAGAAGTAACCCTTACCGTAAACGAAGACTTTGCGGACATCCTGACAGCCGAGCTCGGAGAGTTGGGCTTTGATGCCTTTGTAGAAACTGAAACCGGTTTCAGCGGCTACATTGAAGAAGATAAGTATAGCCAGCAGGACCTCGACGACACCCTGGCCCGCTACGCTGATTTTGTGCAGGCAACTTATACGGTGCAAAAAATCGCAAAGCAGAATTGGAACGAGGAGTGGGAGCGTAATTTCGAGCCGCTGTTTATTGCCGGGAAAGTATCGGTGCGCGCCTCCTTTCACGAGAAGCCAGCCGATGCCAAGTACGACATTGTGATTAACCCGAAGATGTCGTTCGGCACGGGTCACCACGAAACCACCACGCTCATGATTGAGAACCAGCTGACGCTGGACCACCAGGGCAAGCGCGTGCTGGACATGGGTTGCGGTACCGGTATCCTGGCCATTATGGCGGGTGAACTAGGTGCTGCAGAGATAGTTGCGGTGGAGATAGAAGATTGGACTGTTGACAATGCCCGCGAAAATGCCGAACTTAATAACTACGCAAGTATAGATGTGCGTTTGGGCGGTGCTGAGACCATTGCCGGAGAAAACCCCTTTGACATTATACTTGCCAATATCAACCGCAACGTGTTGCTGGAAGATATGCCTGCATACAAGGCGGTGCTGAAGCCGGAAGGCTGGCTACTGCTAAGCGGGTTCTACACCGAAGACCTGCCCGTGCTGCAGCAGCGTTGTGCTGAGTTAGGGCTGGCGTACCAAACCCACCGCGAAAAAAATAACTGGGTATCTGCCCTGTTCAAAGCATAA
- a CDS encoding DUF6150 family protein — MQVLFTLWLALLPFLQPTPTVSAAAPSPCRIYGSVYLERDPMYKSMASHIVFVGEEEAFADMVVFRESNKLFADAPAIWYITPNKAFADHILYVTDQRHLADFTVHFTDVRAIATCRD; from the coding sequence ATGCAGGTACTGTTCACGTTATGGCTTGCGCTGCTGCCCTTTTTGCAGCCAACACCAACTGTTTCTGCGGCTGCGCCTAGTCCCTGCCGCATCTACGGCTCAGTATACCTGGAGCGGGATCCAATGTATAAAAGCATGGCTTCTCACATCGTATTTGTGGGAGAGGAAGAAGCCTTTGCCGACATGGTGGTGTTCCGGGAGAGCAACAAGCTTTTCGCCGACGCACCCGCTATCTGGTACATTACCCCCAACAAGGCTTTTGCCGATCATATTCTTTACGTAACGGACCAGCGCCACCTGGCCGACTTCACGGTGCACTTTACAGACGTGCGCGCTATTGCCACTTGCCGCGACTAA
- the tpiA gene encoding triose-phosphate isomerase: protein MRKRIVAGNWKMNKTHEEALSLVSEIDNMVKDEANGDVTVIVAPPFPYLQGVGKLVQGNPKMHLAAQNVSEHDSGAYTGEVSAAMLKSVGVEYVIIGHSERRLYHHEDAQTLYKKLKVTIANGLKPIFCCGEPLEERDGDRHFDYVGKQLHDSLSYLSNEEFDQVVVAYEPIWAIGTGRTASSQQAQEMHEHIRVQLSRMFDAEAAHNTSILYGGSCNPGNAQELFAQPDVDGGLIGGASLKSRDFTDIIKSF from the coding sequence ATGAGAAAAAGGATCGTTGCAGGTAACTGGAAAATGAACAAAACCCATGAGGAGGCGCTTTCGCTGGTGTCGGAGATCGATAACATGGTGAAGGATGAGGCAAACGGCGATGTGACCGTGATTGTGGCGCCTCCGTTCCCGTACCTGCAGGGCGTGGGCAAACTGGTGCAGGGCAACCCAAAGATGCACCTGGCGGCCCAAAACGTAAGCGAGCACGACAGCGGTGCCTATACCGGCGAGGTGTCGGCGGCGATGCTAAAGTCAGTAGGCGTGGAGTACGTAATCATCGGCCACAGCGAACGCCGCCTGTACCACCACGAAGACGCGCAAACGCTTTACAAGAAGCTAAAAGTTACCATTGCCAACGGCCTGAAGCCTATTTTCTGCTGCGGCGAGCCGCTGGAGGAGCGCGATGGGGACCGCCACTTCGATTATGTGGGCAAGCAGTTGCACGATAGCCTTTCGTACTTAAGCAACGAGGAGTTTGACCAGGTGGTGGTCGCCTACGAGCCGATCTGGGCGATTGGTACCGGCCGCACGGCCAGCAGCCAGCAGGCACAGGAAATGCACGAGCACATCCGGGTGCAACTCTCCCGCATGTTTGATGCCGAGGCCGCGCACAACACCTCCATACTTTACGGCGGTAGCTGCAACCCGGGCAATGCACAGGAGTTGTTTGCACAGCCTGACGTGGATGGCGGCCTGATTGGAGGCGCTTCGCTTAAATCGCGGGACTTTACCGATATAATAAAGTCCTTTTAA
- the uvrA gene encoding excinuclease ABC subunit UvrA, with amino-acid sequence MANIPDYNLDELDARQNIIIKGARVHNLKNLSVALPRNQFIVITGLSGSGKSSLAFDTLYAEGQRMYVESLSSYARQFLGRMDKPDVDYIKGISPAIAIEQKVSIKNNRSTVGTSTEIYDYLKLLYARIGKTFSPVSGEVVKKDTVTDVVNFIFSLEDEARVMILAPLPLMAERTLAKELDLLLQKGYSRIYADGQVYFIEELLEQKTPKLGKQIFILVDRAVIYQSDEDLQFRIGDSVQTAFFEGHGECRVLYGDGEERVFSDRFELDGLVFEEPSVNFFSFNNPYGACQTCEGFGSVLGIDPDLVIPDKSLTVYEGAVAPWRSEKMNEWLQPLLKNGIRFDFPIHRPYNELSEAEQELLWNGNKYFSGLNAFFKEIQSQTHKIQYRVMLSRYRGRTTCPECRGSRLRKDASYVKVGGKSITDLVLMPITQVLPFFQELELTQHEQNVAERLVTEVANRLGYLQRVGLGYLTLNRLSNTLSGGESQRINLATSLGSALVGSMYILDEPSIGLHPKDSEQLIGVLRTLQQIGNTVIVVEHEEEMMRAADQLIDIGPEAGSGGGNLMFQGTFDDITKADTYTGKYLSGKLEVSVPTQRRKWRNAIEISGARENNLKNLNVKVPLGVMTVVTGVSGSGKSTLIKKILYPAMQKLHGNTAEATGKFDKLGGDYGKIEHVEFVDQNPIGKSSRSNPVTYVKAYDAIRTLYADQPLAKSRGLKPSHFSFNIEGGRCEVCQGEGQVKIEMQFMADIYLTCESCHGQRFKQDVLDIKYNDKSISEVLDMTIADSLDFFAGQAKIVEKLKPLNDVGLGYIRLGQSSNTLSGGEAQRVKLASFLTKGAQPHQDNILFIFDEPSTGLHFHDINKLLTSINALIENGNTVVIIEHNMDIVKCADWIIDLGPEGGTNGGHLLFEGTPEEMAQLEDNHTARFLKGRL; translated from the coding sequence ATGGCAAACATTCCAGATTACAACCTCGACGAACTCGACGCGCGTCAGAACATCATTATAAAAGGGGCGCGGGTGCATAACCTGAAGAACCTGAGCGTAGCCCTGCCGCGCAATCAATTCATCGTAATCACGGGCCTTTCCGGTTCCGGCAAATCGTCCCTGGCTTTCGATACCCTGTATGCCGAAGGGCAGCGCATGTATGTGGAAAGCCTTAGCTCCTACGCCCGCCAGTTCCTGGGCCGTATGGATAAGCCGGACGTGGATTACATCAAGGGCATCAGTCCGGCCATCGCCATCGAGCAGAAGGTAAGTATAAAAAACAACCGCTCCACCGTTGGCACCAGCACCGAGATTTACGATTACCTGAAGCTGCTCTACGCCCGTATCGGCAAGACTTTCTCACCGGTTTCCGGGGAGGTGGTGAAGAAGGACACGGTGACGGACGTGGTGAACTTCATCTTCTCGCTGGAGGATGAAGCACGGGTGATGATCCTGGCGCCATTGCCGCTGATGGCTGAGCGCACGCTGGCCAAAGAGCTGGACCTGCTGCTGCAGAAAGGCTACTCCCGCATTTACGCCGATGGGCAGGTATACTTTATCGAGGAGTTGCTGGAGCAGAAAACACCGAAGCTGGGCAAGCAGATATTTATACTTGTAGACCGCGCCGTTATCTACCAAAGCGACGAGGACCTGCAATTCCGCATCGGCGATTCAGTGCAGACGGCTTTCTTCGAGGGCCACGGCGAGTGCCGCGTGCTTTACGGCGACGGCGAGGAACGCGTGTTCTCCGATCGCTTTGAGCTGGACGGGTTGGTGTTTGAGGAGCCGTCGGTTAACTTCTTCAGCTTTAACAACCCTTACGGCGCCTGCCAGACCTGCGAGGGTTTCGGTAGCGTTTTGGGCATAGACCCGGACCTGGTGATACCGGACAAAAGCCTGACGGTGTACGAGGGAGCGGTGGCGCCCTGGCGTTCTGAAAAGATGAACGAATGGCTGCAGCCGCTGCTCAAGAACGGCATCCGCTTTGATTTCCCGATTCATCGCCCTTACAACGAACTGTCGGAGGCGGAGCAGGAACTCCTGTGGAATGGTAATAAATACTTTTCGGGCCTCAACGCCTTCTTCAAAGAGATACAGTCGCAGACGCACAAGATACAGTACCGTGTGATGCTGTCGCGCTACCGTGGCCGCACCACCTGTCCTGAGTGCCGTGGCTCGCGCCTGCGCAAAGATGCCAGCTATGTTAAAGTGGGTGGCAAAAGTATAACCGACCTCGTGCTGATGCCAATCACGCAGGTGCTGCCGTTTTTTCAGGAACTGGAACTGACGCAGCACGAGCAAAATGTGGCCGAGCGCCTGGTAACGGAGGTGGCAAATCGTTTGGGTTATCTGCAGCGCGTAGGCTTGGGCTATTTAACGCTCAACCGCTTGTCCAATACACTGTCTGGTGGCGAGAGCCAGCGCATTAACCTGGCTACCTCGCTGGGCAGCGCCTTGGTGGGCTCCATGTATATTCTGGATGAGCCAAGTATAGGCTTGCACCCGAAAGACTCGGAGCAACTGATTGGGGTGTTGCGCACGCTGCAGCAAATCGGTAATACCGTAATTGTGGTGGAGCACGAGGAGGAGATGATGCGCGCAGCCGACCAGCTGATCGATATTGGGCCGGAGGCAGGTTCCGGTGGCGGTAACCTGATGTTCCAGGGTACGTTTGATGACATCACGAAAGCCGATACCTATACGGGCAAATACTTATCCGGTAAGCTGGAAGTGTCGGTGCCAACGCAGCGGCGCAAGTGGCGCAACGCCATCGAAATTAGCGGGGCCCGTGAGAACAACCTCAAGAACCTGAACGTTAAAGTGCCGCTGGGCGTGATGACCGTGGTGACAGGCGTGAGCGGTTCGGGTAAATCAACGCTAATCAAAAAGATACTGTACCCGGCCATGCAGAAGCTGCACGGCAATACAGCCGAGGCAACGGGCAAGTTCGATAAACTGGGCGGCGACTACGGCAAAATAGAGCACGTGGAGTTTGTGGATCAGAACCCCATCGGCAAATCGTCGCGCTCCAACCCGGTAACATATGTGAAAGCCTACGATGCCATACGCACACTTTACGCGGACCAGCCACTAGCGAAATCGCGTGGACTGAAGCCGTCGCACTTCTCGTTCAACATCGAGGGCGGCCGCTGCGAAGTGTGTCAGGGCGAGGGCCAGGTGAAGATTGAAATGCAGTTTATGGCTGACATTTACCTGACCTGCGAGAGCTGTCACGGGCAACGCTTTAAGCAGGATGTGCTTGATATCAAGTATAATGACAAGAGCATTTCTGAAGTACTGGACATGACGATTGCCGACAGCCTTGACTTCTTTGCCGGACAAGCGAAGATTGTGGAGAAGCTGAAGCCGCTGAATGACGTGGGACTGGGCTACATCCGCCTGGGGCAGTCGAGCAACACCTTATCTGGTGGCGAGGCGCAGCGCGTCAAGCTGGCGTCGTTCCTCACGAAGGGCGCGCAGCCGCACCAGGACAACATCCTGTTTATCTTTGATGAGCCCAGCACCGGTCTGCACTTCCACGACATCAACAAGCTGCTTACCTCCATCAACGCGCTTATCGAGAACGGCAACACCGTCGTGATTATCGAGCACAACATGGACATTGTGAAGTGCGCTGACTGGATCATCGACCTCGGCCCGGAAGGCGGCACCAACGGCGGTCACCTGCTGTTCGAGGGCACGCCGGAGGAAATGGCGCAGCTGGAGGACAACCACACTGCCCGCTTCCTGAAAGGCAGGTTGTAA
- a CDS encoding 30S ribosomal protein THX, which yields MGKGDKKSKKGKLVKGSYGNTRPHKKHNQKIKPPSDKTTAA from the coding sequence ATGGGAAAAGGAGATAAGAAATCGAAAAAAGGCAAACTGGTAAAGGGCAGCTACGGCAACACGCGTCCGCACAAAAAGCACAACCAGAAAATCAAGCCGCCTTCTGACAAAACCACCGCAGCGTAA
- a CDS encoding MFS transporter, whose translation MSSARMHDPYAVLRIRDFRLYIVARLSITLAMQIQAVVVGWQIYDITKDPLSLGLIGLAEALPSIVVSLYAGYIADVVERKKIIILVITLLAICSAALLYFTLNVSRVLTDFGALPIYGVIFLSGIARGFMGPAVFSFMPQLVANKQLYANAITWSSTTWQAASLAGPAIGGLIYGFYGVTAAYATDAALVVLSLAAFSFIKNRPLPENANPQNMLDSLKSGIRFVFSNQIILSAISLDLFAVLFGGAVALLPVFAADILDMGPQALGFMRAAPALGFVLMAVIMAYRPISVNAGKKMLWCVAGFGVCIVLFGLSRNFWLSMGLLALSGAFDSISVIIRSTLIHTLTPEYMKGRVSSVNNIFVGSSNEIGAFESGFTARLMGTVPAVVFGGMMTLVVVGITALKADKLRTLDLNPAQEAV comes from the coding sequence ATGAGCAGCGCACGAATGCATGACCCTTATGCGGTTCTGCGGATACGGGATTTCAGGCTTTACATTGTTGCCAGGCTCTCCATTACCCTGGCCATGCAGATTCAGGCCGTGGTGGTGGGCTGGCAGATTTACGACATCACCAAAGATCCGCTTTCTCTTGGTCTGATTGGGCTGGCGGAGGCCTTGCCTTCTATTGTGGTGTCGCTGTATGCCGGCTACATCGCCGATGTGGTGGAGCGCAAAAAGATTATCATACTTGTCATCACGTTGCTGGCCATCTGCTCAGCGGCGCTGCTATACTTCACGCTGAATGTAAGCCGGGTGCTGACCGATTTCGGGGCGCTGCCTATCTACGGCGTTATCTTTTTGAGCGGCATTGCCCGGGGCTTTATGGGGCCGGCGGTGTTCTCGTTTATGCCGCAACTCGTTGCCAACAAGCAGCTGTACGCCAACGCCATTACCTGGAGCTCCACCACCTGGCAGGCTGCCTCGCTTGCCGGGCCGGCTATTGGCGGCCTGATTTACGGCTTTTACGGTGTTACAGCCGCCTACGCCACCGATGCCGCTCTCGTAGTGCTGTCGCTGGCGGCGTTTAGCTTCATCAAAAACCGGCCGCTGCCCGAGAATGCCAACCCGCAGAACATGCTCGACAGCCTTAAGTCAGGCATTCGGTTCGTTTTCAGTAACCAGATTATACTTAGCGCCATTTCGCTGGATTTGTTTGCCGTGCTCTTTGGCGGGGCTGTGGCCCTGCTGCCTGTGTTCGCCGCTGATATCCTTGACATGGGGCCGCAGGCGCTGGGTTTTATGCGCGCCGCGCCTGCTTTGGGTTTTGTATTGATGGCGGTGATAATGGCGTACCGCCCAATATCGGTAAACGCCGGGAAAAAGATGCTCTGGTGCGTGGCCGGCTTTGGCGTTTGCATCGTGCTGTTCGGTTTATCCCGCAACTTCTGGCTCTCCATGGGCCTGCTGGCGCTAAGCGGAGCCTTCGACAGCATCAGCGTCATCATCCGCTCTACCCTTATCCACACCCTCACTCCGGAATATATGAAAGGCCGCGTGTCCTCGGTCAACAACATTTTTGTAGGGTCATCAAACGAGATTGGAGCCTTCGAGTCAGGATTTACCGCCCGGCTAATGGGCACGGTGCCCGCGGTGGTTTTTGGCGGCATGATGACGCTGGTGGTGGTGGGCATCACCGCTCTGAAAGCGGATAAACTGCGCACGCTGGACCTGAACCCGGCACAGGAGGCGGTGTAA
- a CDS encoding group III truncated hemoglobin, translating to MMRRDIATEDDIKLLVDTFYDHVNQDEILSPVFNGFANVNWPQHLPVMYKFWSTVLFGSMAYKGQPFPKHMRLPVDRKHFARWESLFTQTVNELFEGPKAAEAKQKAASIARIFQMKLGLFSTLEQ from the coding sequence ATGATGAGGAGAGATATAGCAACTGAAGATGACATTAAACTGCTCGTAGATACGTTTTACGACCACGTAAACCAGGATGAAATTCTGTCGCCGGTGTTTAACGGTTTTGCCAACGTTAACTGGCCACAGCACCTGCCGGTCATGTATAAATTCTGGAGCACCGTTCTTTTTGGAAGTATGGCCTATAAGGGGCAGCCGTTTCCGAAACATATGCGCCTGCCCGTGGATCGGAAACACTTTGCGCGCTGGGAAAGCCTGTTCACCCAAACCGTAAATGAATTATTTGAAGGGCCCAAAGCAGCGGAGGCAAAACAGAAAGCAGCCAGCATTGCCCGCATTTTCCAGATGAAACTAGGTTTGTTCAGCACATTAGAGCAGTAG
- a CDS encoding RNA polymerase sigma factor produces MNTTTQMSDSALVSLYIAGNESAFEPLVNRHKNKVYTTILLIVKDSYKAEDLMQDAFIKAIHTMKSGRYNEEGKFSSWICRIAHNLAIDHFRKEKRSPMITLDDSSSVFNTISFSEDSVEQQQIKEDTHTRLRELIQTLPQTQREVLMMRHYAEMSFQEIADATGVSINTALGRMRYALINLRKKMLNQNIAYDKNLYSE; encoded by the coding sequence ATGAATACAACTACCCAGATGAGTGACTCAGCTTTGGTGTCCCTCTATATCGCCGGTAATGAAAGTGCGTTCGAACCGTTAGTAAACAGACATAAGAACAAAGTCTACACTACTATTTTATTGATTGTTAAAGACTCGTATAAAGCCGAGGACTTGATGCAGGATGCCTTTATTAAGGCCATCCATACCATGAAGAGCGGACGCTATAACGAGGAAGGCAAATTTTCTTCATGGATATGCCGTATTGCCCATAACCTGGCCATCGATCATTTCCGTAAAGAGAAGCGCAGCCCGATGATTACGCTGGACGACAGCAGTAGCGTGTTTAACACCATCTCTTTTTCTGAGGACTCCGTGGAGCAACAGCAGATAAAGGAGGACACGCATACACGCTTGCGCGAGCTTATCCAAACGTTGCCGCAAACGCAGCGCGAAGTGCTTATGATGCGCCACTATGCAGAAATGAGCTTTCAGGAGATAGCAGACGCAACCGGCGTAAGCATCAACACTGCCTTAGGACGTATGCGCTATGCGCTTATCAACCTAAGGAAGAAGATGCTAAACCAGAATATTGCGTATGATAAAAACCTCTACTCAGAATGA
- the nth gene encoding endonuclease III yields MQKKERYRLLIDYFTQHFPEPETELAYTNPYELILAVVLSAQCTDKRVNMVTPALFEAYPSPEHLAAAAPEEVLPYIKSISYPNNKAKHLAGLGKMLVEQFNSEVPSTVEELVKLPGVGRKTANVIVSVIWNQPAMAVDTHVFRVSKRLGLVTKTAKTPLEVEKQLVANLPQDLVSRAHHWLILHGRYICVARRPKCEECPLTHFCAFFQKNFPNIPDDPENKLGG; encoded by the coding sequence ATGCAAAAGAAGGAACGTTACAGGCTCCTGATCGACTACTTTACGCAGCACTTTCCGGAGCCGGAAACAGAGCTGGCATACACAAATCCGTACGAGCTGATACTTGCCGTGGTGCTTAGCGCCCAGTGCACCGACAAGCGCGTAAACATGGTGACGCCTGCACTTTTCGAAGCCTACCCTAGTCCTGAACATTTGGCCGCCGCTGCCCCGGAGGAGGTTTTACCCTATATCAAAAGCATATCTTACCCGAATAACAAGGCCAAGCACCTGGCAGGCCTGGGCAAGATGCTGGTAGAGCAGTTTAACTCTGAAGTGCCCAGCACCGTGGAGGAACTGGTGAAGCTGCCGGGCGTGGGCCGCAAAACCGCTAACGTGATTGTCTCGGTTATATGGAACCAGCCAGCCATGGCCGTGGACACGCACGTGTTCCGGGTGAGCAAGCGCCTGGGGCTGGTTACAAAGACTGCTAAAACACCGCTGGAGGTAGAAAAGCAACTGGTAGCCAACCTGCCCCAGGACCTAGTATCGCGGGCACACCACTGGCTGATATTGCATGGCCGCTACATTTGTGTGGCCCGCCGCCCCAAATGCGAGGAATGCCCCCTCACCCACTTCTGCGCCTTCTTCCAGAAAAATTTCCCCAACATTCCGGATGATCCGGAAAACAAGCTAGGTGGTTAG
- a CDS encoding M28 family peptidase, which produces MALTSNKQRLYQDVAFLTSLKPARNYQNKQSLEAASAYVYEELDKLSFDKLEYQEFTVSTGNKYRNVSAIFEGASEERIIIGAHYDVCGDQPGADDNASAVAGMLETARLLHVYQQEGQLHYTYEFVAYCLEEPPFFGSDEMGSAVHARKMLQEKVPVKFMIAYEMIGYFSDAPGSQNFPDPALKSMFPDTGNFVVIAGHSTQEEVAKTLAQRMQQHCTTLVFPVAFPVTNGLANLSDHSSYSRHGYNAVMVNDTSFLRNPHYHMPSDTIDTLDFERMADVVNGVTGMLLSFDEENR; this is translated from the coding sequence ATGGCGTTAACTTCAAATAAACAGCGGCTTTACCAGGACGTAGCGTTTTTAACCTCCCTCAAGCCCGCCCGAAACTACCAAAACAAACAGTCACTGGAAGCTGCTTCGGCTTATGTTTATGAGGAGCTGGACAAGCTGTCTTTTGATAAGCTGGAATACCAGGAATTCACTGTCAGCACGGGCAACAAATACAGGAATGTGTCTGCCATCTTCGAAGGCGCAAGCGAGGAAAGAATCATAATCGGTGCGCATTATGATGTTTGCGGCGACCAGCCAGGAGCAGACGACAATGCAAGCGCTGTGGCCGGCATGCTGGAAACAGCAAGGCTCCTCCATGTCTATCAGCAGGAAGGGCAGCTGCATTACACCTATGAATTTGTAGCCTATTGCCTCGAAGAACCGCCTTTTTTTGGCTCCGACGAAATGGGAAGCGCAGTACACGCGCGCAAAATGCTGCAGGAGAAGGTGCCGGTAAAGTTCATGATCGCCTACGAGATGATCGGCTACTTCAGCGATGCCCCCGGCTCCCAAAACTTCCCCGATCCAGCCCTAAAAAGCATGTTTCCCGACACCGGCAATTTTGTTGTGATAGCAGGACACAGTACGCAGGAGGAGGTCGCTAAAACGCTGGCTCAACGTATGCAACAGCACTGTACCACACTTGTTTTTCCGGTAGCTTTTCCGGTTACTAATGGTTTGGCCAATCTATCAGACCACAGCAGTTACTCCAGACATGGTTACAACGCGGTGATGGTAAACGACACGTCTTTTTTAAGAAACCCGCACTACCACATGCCTTCCGATACTATCGATACCCTTGACTTTGAAAGAATGGCAGATGTGGTGAACGGCGTTACCGGCATGCTGCTTTCCTTTGATGAGGAGAACAGGTAA
- a CDS encoding dienelactone hydrolase family protein, whose protein sequence is MDEIKKEDIKQEVLDLYDDYAHNRVNRREFVQKLSLYAVGGLTVASLMSFLMPDYKNAIQVTSNDPRLKSDYIHYQSEKGGGRLKALLSKPADAKKKLGGIVVVHENRGLNPHIEDVARRAALAGFISLAPDALSPLGGYPGNDDEGRALHSKRDRNEMLEDFIAAYDYLKNHPDCNGNVGVVGFCFGGWISNMMAVRLPELAAAVPFYGGQPPVEDVPKIEAPLLLHYAELDTRVNEGWPAYEAVLKEHNKKYTAHMYANTNHGFHNDTTPRYDKAAAELAWKRTIDFFEKHLK, encoded by the coding sequence ATGGACGAAATCAAAAAAGAAGACATCAAACAAGAAGTACTGGACCTTTACGATGACTATGCACATAACCGCGTTAACAGGCGCGAGTTTGTGCAGAAGCTTTCCCTTTATGCCGTAGGCGGGCTTACGGTGGCGTCGCTCATGAGCTTTCTCATGCCCGATTATAAAAATGCCATACAGGTGACGTCCAACGATCCACGCCTGAAATCAGACTACATCCATTACCAGTCTGAAAAAGGCGGCGGAAGGCTAAAGGCCCTGCTGTCGAAGCCTGCGGATGCAAAAAAGAAGCTCGGTGGTATTGTGGTGGTGCATGAAAACCGTGGCTTGAACCCCCATATTGAGGATGTTGCCCGAAGAGCCGCGTTGGCAGGATTTATTTCGCTTGCCCCTGATGCCTTATCGCCCCTGGGCGGCTATCCAGGCAACGATGATGAAGGCCGTGCGCTGCATAGTAAGCGTGACAGAAACGAAATGCTGGAAGACTTTATAGCGGCATACGACTACCTGAAAAACCACCCGGACTGTAATGGCAACGTGGGTGTGGTAGGCTTTTGCTTCGGTGGCTGGATTTCGAACATGATGGCCGTACGCCTACCGGAGTTGGCGGCAGCTGTTCCGTTTTACGGCGGACAGCCACCGGTAGAAGATGTTCCGAAGATTGAGGCGCCGCTCCTCCTGCACTATGCAGAACTGGACACGCGCGTAAACGAAGGCTGGCCTGCTTATGAAGCTGTCTTGAAAGAGCACAACAAGAAATACACCGCCCACATGTATGCGAATACAAACCACGGCTTCCATAACGATACCACCCCACGCTACGACAAAGCTGCGGCAGAGCTTGCCTGGAAACGCACTATTGATTTCTTCGAGAAGCACCTGAAGTAG